The following are encoded together in the Geobacter sulfurreducens PCA genome:
- a CDS encoding DUF2284 domain-containing protein — protein MADQAVLQKLFQDGGARDYRWIDPEEIVVGQWVRMKCMFGCSDYGRNASCPPNTPPVGECRDFFREYRLGAIFRFTKQLDDPEERHGWSRELNQKLLELERAVFLAGYPKAFLMFMDNCKLCRECARTRAGCRNLKHARPSAEAMGVDVFATVAKFDYPIDVLGRYTDEMNRYAFLLIE, from the coding sequence ATGGCGGATCAGGCGGTGCTGCAGAAGCTGTTTCAGGACGGAGGGGCGCGAGATTATCGCTGGATCGACCCCGAGGAGATCGTGGTCGGCCAGTGGGTGCGGATGAAGTGCATGTTCGGCTGCAGCGACTACGGACGGAACGCGTCCTGCCCGCCCAACACCCCTCCGGTGGGCGAATGCCGCGACTTTTTCCGCGAGTACCGACTCGGCGCGATCTTTCGTTTCACCAAGCAGCTCGATGACCCGGAGGAACGGCACGGCTGGTCGCGGGAGCTGAATCAGAAGCTGCTGGAGCTGGAGCGGGCGGTTTTCCTCGCCGGCTACCCCAAGGCCTTTCTCATGTTCATGGACAACTGCAAGCTCTGCCGGGAATGCGCCCGCACCCGGGCCGGTTGCCGCAACCTGAAGCACGCCCGTCCCTCGGCCGAGGCGATGGGGGTCGACGTCTTCGCCACGGTCGCCAAGTTCGACTACCCGATCGACGTGCTCGGCAGATATACCGACGAAATGAACCGCTACGCCTTCCTGCTGATCGAGTAG
- a CDS encoding MFS transporter — protein MGASAQMEKVGTRLRLMLRALNSRNYRLFFAGQSVSLVGTWMQQVAMSWLVYRLTGSALLLGVVGFVSQIPTFLLAPVAGVLADRWKRRPLLLATQTLAMVQAAVLAVFVLTGTTPVWLIVALSALLGVVNAFDIPIRQSFVVELVEKKEDLGNAIALNSSMVNGARLIGPSIAGVLVATLGEGICFLINAASYLAVIIAIAAMRLKPVPQRPGRKHILHELREGFGYAFDFKPIRYILMLLGLVSLMGMPYVVLMPIFAKEVLHGGAHTFGFLMASVGIGAFGSTLYLASRTSVLGLGRVIAVAACVFGFGIAGFALSSSLVLSPLFLALAGFGAMAQVASSNTILQTIVDDDKRGRVMSFFTMSFMGATPIGSLMAGAVANRIGAQNTLLIGGAACLLGGALFGRELRNLRPLVRPIYARLGIIPEVAAGMQAAADLTCPPEDP, from the coding sequence ATGGGAGCCAGTGCTCAGATGGAAAAGGTCGGGACGCGGCTACGGCTGATGCTGCGGGCGCTGAATTCGCGGAATTACCGGCTGTTTTTCGCCGGACAGAGCGTGTCGCTGGTGGGCACCTGGATGCAGCAGGTTGCCATGAGCTGGCTCGTCTACCGGCTGACCGGCTCGGCACTGTTGCTCGGGGTGGTCGGCTTCGTCAGCCAGATCCCGACCTTCCTCCTGGCGCCGGTGGCCGGGGTGCTGGCCGACCGCTGGAAACGCCGGCCGCTCCTCCTTGCCACCCAGACCCTGGCCATGGTCCAGGCGGCGGTGCTGGCGGTCTTCGTACTGACCGGGACCACCCCGGTCTGGCTCATCGTCGCGCTGAGCGCCCTGCTCGGGGTGGTCAACGCCTTCGACATCCCGATCCGCCAATCGTTCGTGGTGGAGCTGGTGGAGAAAAAAGAAGACCTGGGAAACGCCATCGCCCTCAACTCGTCCATGGTCAACGGTGCCCGGCTGATCGGCCCGTCCATTGCCGGAGTGCTGGTCGCCACCCTGGGCGAGGGGATCTGTTTCCTGATCAATGCAGCCAGCTACCTGGCGGTGATCATCGCCATAGCGGCGATGCGGCTCAAGCCGGTGCCGCAGCGGCCCGGCCGCAAGCATATCCTCCATGAACTGCGCGAAGGATTCGGCTACGCCTTCGACTTCAAGCCGATCCGCTACATCCTGATGCTCCTCGGCCTGGTCAGCCTGATGGGGATGCCCTACGTGGTGCTGATGCCGATCTTCGCCAAGGAGGTCCTGCACGGCGGGGCCCACACCTTCGGCTTCCTGATGGCCTCGGTCGGGATCGGCGCCTTCGGCAGCACCCTCTACCTCGCCTCCCGCACGAGCGTCCTCGGCCTCGGCCGGGTGATCGCGGTGGCCGCCTGCGTCTTCGGCTTCGGCATCGCCGGTTTCGCCCTGTCCAGCTCACTGGTCCTCTCGCCCCTGTTCCTCGCCCTGGCCGGCTTCGGCGCTATGGCCCAGGTTGCCTCCAGCAACACCATCCTCCAGACCATCGTCGACGACGACAAACGGGGCCGGGTGATGAGTTTCTTCACCATGTCGTTCATGGGAGCCACCCCCATCGGCAGCCTGATGGCCGGGGCCGTGGCCAACCGGATCGGCGCCCAGAACACCCTGCTGATCGGGGGTGCCGCCTGCCTGCTCGGCGGGGCGCTCTTCGGCCGGGAGCTGCGTAACCTCCGCCCCCTGGTCCGGCCCATCTACGCCCGGCTCGGCATCATTCCCGAAGTGGCGGCCGGCATGCAGGCCGCTGCTGATCTGACGTGTCCACCGGAAGATCCCTAA
- a CDS encoding lipoprotein, producing the protein MKRTRYLVGIILTAIALAGCGDDKNDTGTAGSEYVFPAGTATLAFTAMSTAQLSVPVSGIELTLALPAGMGVTTTTGGTGQIVNSTLTPGSALSGTNLAYGNYSASTRKAYLSMATTSSSYRSGEFLRLACTVDTGTSITLSGLRALNTPVTLVRAVGYDALTNSTVDLTGKLAVTLDAVR; encoded by the coding sequence ATGAAGAGAACACGGTACCTGGTTGGCATAATCCTGACCGCAATCGCCCTGGCCGGCTGCGGCGACGACAAGAATGACACCGGCACGGCCGGCAGCGAGTACGTTTTCCCGGCCGGAACGGCGACCCTGGCCTTCACTGCCATGAGTACGGCCCAGCTTTCGGTCCCCGTCAGCGGCATTGAGCTTACCCTGGCCCTGCCGGCCGGCATGGGCGTCACCACGACCACCGGCGGCACGGGCCAGATCGTCAACTCCACGTTGACGCCGGGCAGCGCCCTGAGCGGGACCAACCTGGCCTACGGCAACTACTCGGCCTCCACGCGGAAGGCCTACCTCTCCATGGCCACCACCAGCTCCAGCTATCGTTCGGGCGAATTCCTGCGGCTGGCCTGCACCGTGGACACGGGGACAAGCATCACCCTGAGCGGGCTGCGGGCCCTCAACACGCCGGTAACCCTGGTCAGGGCGGTGGGCTACGATGCGCTCACCAACAGCACGGTGGACCTGACCGGCAAGCTCGCAGTGACCCTCGATGCCGTGAGGTAA
- a CDS encoding cytochrome P460 family protein has protein sequence MKFMLAVLALTLAGAAASGAGELPVAPNGIACLTDYRAWEAVAPSWRDDRGQIRVILGNPTAMKALRSGTRPFPDGSTFAKLAWSAKKHPKFPLATVPDAFAQVEFMVKDGEKFKPTGGWGFARFVGQELKPYGKDASFVLECFGCHTPVKDNDFVFTHLATIP, from the coding sequence ATGAAATTCATGCTCGCAGTCCTTGCCCTGACCTTGGCCGGCGCGGCCGCTAGCGGCGCCGGGGAGCTTCCGGTGGCGCCCAACGGGATCGCCTGTCTCACCGACTACCGGGCCTGGGAAGCGGTGGCACCGTCCTGGCGCGACGACCGGGGACAGATCAGGGTAATCCTCGGCAACCCCACGGCCATGAAGGCCCTGCGGAGCGGAACCCGCCCCTTCCCTGACGGCTCAACCTTTGCCAAGCTGGCCTGGAGTGCGAAAAAGCACCCGAAGTTCCCGCTTGCCACGGTGCCGGACGCCTTCGCGCAGGTTGAATTCATGGTGAAGGACGGGGAGAAGTTCAAGCCCACCGGCGGCTGGGGCTTTGCCCGTTTCGTGGGGCAGGAGCTGAAACCCTACGGCAAGGATGCCTCCTTTGTCCTGGAGTGCTTCGGCTGCCACACCCCCGTGAAAGACAATGATTTCGTCTTCACCCACCTGGCTACCATCCCCTGA
- a CDS encoding YdeI/OmpD-associated family protein, whose protein sequence is MSPHDPNPKRPRYPMPDFFRQALEEHGLMADYLARPAYQRNDYIGWVNRAKRSETKEKRLHQMLDELEKGGVYMNMAHPPSRKDKE, encoded by the coding sequence ATGTCACCCCATGATCCCAACCCCAAACGCCCCCGCTACCCGATGCCGGATTTCTTCAGGCAGGCACTTGAAGAGCATGGCCTGATGGCTGATTACCTTGCGCGGCCGGCGTACCAGCGGAACGACTACATCGGCTGGGTTAACCGGGCAAAACGTTCTGAAACAAAAGAGAAACGGCTGCACCAGATGCTTGATGAGCTTGAAAAGGGAGGGGTCTACATGAACATGGCACATCCTCCCTCACGGAAAGACAAGGAGTGA
- a CDS encoding NADH-quinone oxidoreductase subunit C: MSARFLTLHNGSAVPFHEVPRLELTAFLQQMIDAVDRGWRVSSYFGIPTEAGATLCCALSSTSDGSIALATADAAGSFPSIARFCPQVQLFEREIAEQCGLPAEDHPWFKPVRFHRAFVPGRDAWGRAAGEPIPVGVMDYYRVEGDEVHEVAVGPVHAGIIEPGHFRFQCHGEEVFHLEISLGYQYRGIEQGLMGGPDPRTPFRMETIAGDTTIGHMQAYCMALEALAGTRVPARAEALRGIALELERLANHTGDLGAIAGDVGYLPTASFCGRIRGDFLNMSAVLCGSRFGRGLVRPGGVLFDLGPAERDDLLARLDAAQSDLQGAVEILWDAPSVMSRLENTGTVPADTARELGLVGPAARACGLNRDVRRDHPYGIYRMAQIPVVTAHHGDVCARSTVRWLEAGKSLDFIREQLKQLPGGGCRNEAGSLQPDRIAVALTEGWRGEVCHVAITGADGRFLRYKVTDPSFHNWPGLAMALRGEQISDFPLCNKSFNLSYCGFDL; encoded by the coding sequence ATGAGCGCCCGGTTCCTCACCCTGCACAACGGTTCAGCCGTCCCCTTCCACGAGGTGCCGCGCCTGGAGTTGACCGCCTTCCTCCAGCAGATGATCGACGCCGTGGACCGGGGTTGGCGCGTCTCCTCCTACTTCGGCATCCCCACGGAGGCCGGGGCCACCCTCTGCTGTGCCCTCTCCTCCACGTCCGACGGCAGCATCGCCCTGGCAACGGCAGACGCGGCCGGGTCGTTCCCGTCCATCGCCCGGTTCTGCCCCCAGGTGCAGCTCTTCGAGCGGGAGATCGCCGAGCAGTGCGGCCTTCCCGCCGAGGATCACCCCTGGTTCAAGCCGGTCCGGTTCCACCGTGCCTTCGTTCCCGGCCGGGATGCCTGGGGACGCGCCGCCGGTGAGCCGATCCCCGTGGGGGTCATGGACTACTACCGGGTGGAAGGGGATGAGGTCCACGAAGTGGCGGTGGGCCCGGTCCACGCCGGGATCATCGAGCCGGGCCACTTCCGGTTCCAGTGCCACGGGGAAGAGGTCTTTCACCTGGAGATCTCCCTGGGCTACCAGTACCGGGGGATCGAGCAGGGGCTCATGGGCGGCCCCGACCCTCGCACCCCCTTCCGCATGGAGACCATTGCCGGTGACACCACCATCGGCCACATGCAGGCATACTGCATGGCCCTGGAAGCCCTGGCGGGCACCCGGGTCCCGGCTCGGGCCGAGGCCCTGCGCGGCATTGCCCTGGAGCTGGAGCGGCTGGCGAACCACACCGGCGACCTGGGGGCCATTGCCGGCGACGTGGGCTACCTCCCCACCGCCTCCTTCTGCGGCCGGATCAGGGGCGATTTCCTCAACATGAGTGCGGTCCTCTGCGGCAGCCGCTTCGGCCGGGGGCTGGTGCGTCCCGGCGGGGTCCTCTTCGACCTGGGGCCGGCCGAACGCGACGACCTCCTGGCCCGCCTCGACGCCGCCCAGTCGGACCTGCAGGGTGCCGTGGAAATCCTCTGGGACGCGCCGTCGGTCATGAGCAGGCTGGAGAACACCGGCACCGTGCCGGCCGACACCGCCCGGGAACTGGGCCTGGTGGGACCTGCGGCAAGGGCCTGCGGCCTCAACCGCGACGTGCGGCGCGACCACCCCTACGGCATCTATCGGATGGCCCAGATCCCGGTGGTCACCGCCCACCACGGCGACGTCTGCGCCCGGTCCACGGTGCGCTGGCTGGAGGCGGGGAAATCCCTCGACTTCATCCGGGAGCAGCTCAAACAACTCCCAGGAGGCGGCTGCCGGAACGAGGCGGGCTCCCTGCAGCCGGACCGGATTGCCGTGGCCCTCACCGAAGGGTGGCGGGGCGAGGTCTGTCACGTGGCGATCACCGGCGCTGACGGTCGCTTCCTGCGCTACAAGGTGACCGACCCCTCGTTCCACAACTGGCCGGGGCTCGCCATGGCGCTGCGGGGGGAGCAGATCTCCGACTTCCCCCTCTGCAACAAGAGTTTCAATCTGTCGTACTGCGGGTTTGATCTGTAG
- a CDS encoding methyl-accepting chemotaxis protein translates to MSVSIGRRLTLNMVWGVFVVLVLVIGNWIGMGHLEQLQATSHEAMARSRSAQETKVIGEKLYRFVLESVANPDMAGSSSKGWLNRKAEGMAKLKQLAEQTGDDAALGALVASADKAFRGTVTLYETKLIPALERGANHEDIMDIDDEISMESDNLSISLLKVAETLEKRAIAASAQYDSFSAKLKTFSLALGGIGIVLLVVFSSWLSRSIMRPLRQVIAMMEDVAEGEGDLTKRLEHRSNDELGKLCTEFNSFVGKVHDTISRTSSVARDVTGSVAEISRTAERLAEGAEEVASQAVMAATASEEMAATSCEIAGNCQTAAQSSSRARETAARGFAMVENTIAVMNQIARRVRVSAESVQGLGARSDQIGEIVMTIQDIADQTNLLALNAAIEAARAGEQGRGFAVVADEVRALAERTSRATREIGEMIKGIQGETRTAVLTMEEGVKEVEAGTREAAKSGEALNEIMQGIEQLNQQMGQIACAAEQQTSTTMEISGSIQRIKDVAQETAGGAHDSARTSTRLTDLSHDLDRLVSQFRV, encoded by the coding sequence ATGAGTGTAAGTATCGGCAGACGGCTAACCCTCAACATGGTCTGGGGGGTGTTTGTGGTTCTGGTGCTGGTGATCGGCAACTGGATCGGCATGGGCCATCTGGAGCAGCTGCAAGCGACCAGTCACGAGGCCATGGCGCGCAGCAGGTCCGCCCAGGAGACCAAGGTGATCGGCGAAAAACTGTACCGGTTCGTCCTGGAATCGGTCGCCAACCCCGACATGGCCGGCTCCTCGTCCAAGGGATGGCTGAACCGGAAGGCGGAGGGAATGGCCAAGCTGAAGCAGCTGGCCGAGCAGACCGGGGACGACGCTGCCCTGGGCGCCCTGGTAGCCTCGGCGGACAAGGCGTTCCGGGGCACGGTTACCCTCTATGAAACCAAATTGATCCCGGCGCTCGAACGAGGGGCGAACCACGAGGATATCATGGACATCGACGATGAGATCTCCATGGAGTCCGACAACCTGAGCATCAGCCTGCTCAAGGTCGCCGAAACGCTGGAAAAACGGGCCATTGCCGCAAGCGCCCAGTACGACTCCTTCAGCGCAAAACTCAAGACCTTCTCCCTTGCCCTGGGTGGCATCGGCATCGTGCTGCTGGTGGTGTTCTCCTCCTGGCTCAGCCGTTCGATCATGAGGCCGCTCCGTCAGGTCATCGCCATGATGGAAGACGTGGCCGAGGGCGAGGGGGATCTGACCAAGCGCCTCGAACACCGGAGCAACGACGAGTTGGGGAAACTCTGCACCGAGTTCAACTCCTTCGTGGGCAAAGTCCACGACACCATCTCCCGGACCTCCAGCGTGGCTCGGGACGTGACCGGATCGGTGGCAGAGATCAGCCGGACCGCCGAGCGGTTGGCCGAGGGCGCCGAAGAGGTCGCCTCCCAGGCGGTCATGGCGGCCACGGCGAGCGAGGAGATGGCCGCCACCTCCTGCGAGATTGCCGGCAACTGCCAGACCGCGGCCCAGTCGTCGAGCCGGGCGCGGGAAACGGCTGCCCGGGGCTTTGCCATGGTGGAAAACACCATTGCGGTCATGAACCAGATCGCCCGGCGGGTCAGGGTGTCGGCCGAATCGGTGCAGGGGCTCGGCGCCCGCTCCGACCAGATCGGCGAAATCGTCATGACCATTCAGGACATCGCGGACCAGACGAACCTGCTGGCGCTCAACGCTGCCATCGAGGCGGCCAGGGCCGGCGAACAGGGGCGCGGCTTCGCCGTGGTGGCCGACGAGGTGCGGGCACTGGCGGAGCGGACATCACGGGCTACCCGCGAGATCGGCGAGATGATCAAGGGCATCCAGGGCGAAACCCGGACTGCGGTGCTCACCATGGAAGAAGGCGTCAAGGAAGTCGAAGCGGGCACCCGGGAGGCCGCCAAGTCGGGCGAGGCGCTCAATGAGATCATGCAGGGGATCGAGCAGCTCAACCAGCAGATGGGCCAGATCGCCTGCGCCGCGGAGCAGCAGACCTCCACGACCATGGAAATCAGCGGCAGCATCCAGCGCATCAAGGACGTCGCCCAGGAGACCGCCGGCGGCGCCCACGACAGCGCCCGGACCTCCACCCGGCTCACGGACCTGTCCCACGACCTGGATCGCCTGGTGAGCCAGTTCAGGGTGTGA
- a CDS encoding hydrogenase, translating into MLREIIARLKQGHRTMAYPKEPVSLPQRFRGYPEFPATVERSDARACAEACPHGAITCDNGMALDTGRCLFCPECAAGGLVSFTTDHRLAATKREHLIVRPGGEHHLARPLEPSLRSLLGRSLKFREVSAGGCNACEADTNVLSTIGWDLGRFGIQFVASPRHADGLWVTGPVTENMREALLMTWEAIPAPKIVVACGACAIGGGPFADSPETHNGVADILPVDLFIPGCPPHPATILDGLLRLIGRIEGT; encoded by the coding sequence GTGCTGAGAGAGATCATCGCACGGCTGAAGCAGGGACACCGGACCATGGCCTATCCGAAGGAGCCGGTGAGCCTTCCCCAGCGGTTCCGGGGGTACCCGGAATTCCCCGCCACGGTGGAGCGATCCGACGCCCGGGCCTGCGCCGAGGCCTGTCCCCACGGTGCCATAACCTGCGACAACGGCATGGCCCTGGACACCGGCCGCTGCCTCTTCTGCCCCGAGTGCGCCGCCGGCGGGCTCGTCAGCTTTACCACCGACCACCGGCTGGCGGCCACGAAACGCGAGCACCTGATCGTCCGTCCCGGCGGTGAGCACCACCTGGCCCGGCCCCTGGAACCGTCGCTCCGCTCCCTGCTGGGCCGCTCCCTCAAATTCCGCGAGGTGAGCGCCGGTGGCTGCAACGCCTGCGAGGCCGACACCAACGTCCTCTCCACCATCGGCTGGGACCTGGGTCGCTTCGGCATCCAGTTCGTCGCCTCCCCCCGCCACGCCGACGGCCTCTGGGTCACCGGCCCGGTTACGGAAAACATGCGCGAGGCCCTGCTCATGACCTGGGAGGCGATCCCCGCGCCCAAGATCGTCGTGGCCTGCGGCGCCTGCGCCATCGGCGGCGGCCCGTTCGCCGACTCGCCCGAGACCCACAACGGCGTGGCCGACATCCTGCCGGTGGACCTCTTCATCCCCGGCTGCCCACCCCATCCGGCCACCATCCTGGACGGACTGCTGCGGCTGATTGGCAGGATCGAGGGGACGTAA